A segment of the Deltaproteobacteria bacterium genome:
GGATGCTCCGGCACCTTGGGATCTGGATTCTCTCGTGGCGGCTCCTTGATGGGTGGGTCTTTGGGTTCATTGGGTGGCTCCTCCACCGGCGGTGGGTTTTCTGGGGGCGGTTCCCCGGGAGCGTCTCCGGGCTCCTCGACCGGTGGTTTTTGCGGTCGATTGGGCGGTTCTTTCAACGGAGATCTCCGGGGCGTCGTTATGCCCGTCTTTCTGCCGCTGCATCGTAATTCGGTTTGAAATGCTGGTGGCATGTTACATTCGCTCCTTTCATTATTCAGGGGGCTTTCGAATGACCATTAGGGGTTGTTCGATGCGGTTGAGCACGCCCGCTGCAGCGCTTCCAAAAAAGACCCGCTGTAAGCCGGTGCGACCATGGCTGGCTATTAACACCAGGTCCACCGATTCGCTTTCGGCTGTATCAATGATGTTCTTGACCACCGACCCCAGACTTACCACAATTTTCGCTTGAATCTTTTTCTTTTCAAACTTGCCTTTCAACACCTTTAGATACATTTCAGCTTCTTGCATTTTTGTGTCCATTTCTTGCCGAAACAAATCCACGGCAGCCCCGTTCCTGCCGGCCATTTTTGGCGGATCGATGACCGTCAAGAAGACAAGGTCTGCTTTGTAACGGACGGCAAGAGACTCTGCGTGCGACAAAGCAATTTCAGCCAGCTTCGATCCATCCAAAGGTACCAGAATCTTTTTATACATCGTTTTTTCTCCATTTTAAAACACGTACAGCGTTCTATGCGTTAATCAATTTTTCCGGCCACAACGACCGCTTCATTGTTGTTAGGCTTTTTGACGAGCTGCAACTGCTTCAGACCTTTTCGGGTTAATCGAACCGATTGGTTTTCATTGGAAATCAGGATGGAGCCGTTCTCTTTTAACGACTGGATGGCCCCTTCCACCTCTTTTTCTGGAATATCATTGTAGGCAGATAGGAGGCCATCCAGAAAAATGGGTTTTTTCCCATTGGACCGAAGCCACTTATGTCCGATCCGGGAGAGTATGTTACGTCGTAAGTTCCTGAACTCCATCACATTGCATTCCCCCTATGCCTGATACCTGACGAATCTGAGCAGGCGAATCACACATGTCCACCCAAGTCGCCAGGTGCATTGTCACGGCTCTTGGCATGTTCCACCGTGGGTGTTTCGGCAGTTGAATGTTCCATCTCCTCTGCATCCAGTTTTTCCTGCTGCTCCTTCCGCAGATCTGAAACCTGGTCTTTGCATTCGCCTTCGCATTCTCCAGTGATGTCTCTTTTTGGCATGTCAGTCATTTTCATGCGCCTCCATGTTCTTAGTTGTTGATTATTAATATCCGTACACCACTCATGCCCATCATGACCGCCAGGCAAGCGCCGCATTATAATTAATCCGCTCACTGCGCCGTTGCGCTGGCGAGTGTTGATTAATATAGTGATTTTTAGCCGACAATGAAATGGGTGCAAACCCGTAGATGCCGCATAGCGTGCATGTATACGTGCTCTAAACTCGTGCCGTCGAAGCCTTGTCATAGGAGGAACCAGACTATGATGCTGGTAATCAGCCTATCCGCCGGGTTTTTCCCATACCGCTGGTTTCGATTAACCACCGGCCAAAATTGCCTGTATACTTGCAACAGGTACGTAAAATACCGGGACGACCCTATTTAAGTATTGATGACCTGCACTATAGTATTATCAGATATGGCAG
Coding sequences within it:
- a CDS encoding universal stress protein; protein product: MYKKILVPLDGSKLAEIALSHAESLAVRYKADLVFLTVIDPPKMAGRNGAAVDLFRQEMDTKMQEAEMYLKVLKGKFEKKKIQAKIVVSLGSVVKNIIDTAESESVDLVLIASHGRTGLQRVFFGSAAAGVLNRIEQPLMVIRKPPE